GCTTGCACCCGGCGAACGGCCCATATAATCGTCCTGGGAAATGCGTCAGATGGGAATGGAATGGATGATGTCTGTGAATCGTTCGATATCACGACTGGGCATTATCGACAATGATCCGATGGCGCTTGCCGCCCTGTCCTCGTACATCAGAAAACGAGTTCCGGTCTCAAGCCTTTGGACCGCAAGCGACTCAAACGGTGGACTTGAACTGCACTTGCGCCAAAACGCGGATGTCCTCCTCGTCGATATGTCCATGCCCGATATGGACGGACCCTCACTAATCCGAAACATCCGGCAGCGTGACGGAAAAACCGTCATCATCGCGATGACTTCGTTCCCCGTATCCGAATACGCGCAGGACGCCGCCGACGCCGGAGCCCAAGCCATTGCGTCCAAACGATACCCCACACATATCATCGAGGTGCTTCGTTCCGCAGCGCGAGGGGAAGCGGTCATCTCGCACGATACGACCGTTCCGTTCGACACGGCGCAGGCAGCGCATCGGAGGATTCTTGCCGCCCGGCCAACCGGCTTTGAGCAATTGACCCACTTGGAGCGAGATATTCTGGAGTATTGCAGGCAGGGGTTCACTTCATCGCAAATCGGCCGGATGATTGACATGAACGCCGCAACGGTGAACACGCATCTCAAACGGGCCTGTTGCAAAGTAGGGGCCCGCAACCGCGTGCATCTGGTCGCCCTTTGGCTACAGCACAACCCACCGAGAAGATAGCTTTTCCATGCGAGACACATACCTTCCGTCGAACACAGTTGGGGTTGTTA
Above is a window of Bifidobacterium eulemuris DNA encoding:
- a CDS encoding response regulator, which gives rise to MMSVNRSISRLGIIDNDPMALAALSSYIRKRVPVSSLWTASDSNGGLELHLRQNADVLLVDMSMPDMDGPSLIRNIRQRDGKTVIIAMTSFPVSEYAQDAADAGAQAIASKRYPTHIIEVLRSAARGEAVISHDTTVPFDTAQAAHRRILAARPTGFEQLTHLERDILEYCRQGFTSSQIGRMIDMNAATVNTHLKRACCKVGARNRVHLVALWLQHNPPRR